In a genomic window of Arthrobacter woluwensis:
- a CDS encoding DedA family protein: MARVPVPTASFLPDWLNPQIFLADPALAPWVVLLVCGIVFAETGLLVGFFLPGDSLLFTAGLLVATGTIKFNIVALITLVVISAIIGNQCGYLIGRKAGPALFNRPESRLFKHENVEKAHVFFEKHGGKALILARFVPIIRTFVPVIVGVAEYDRKKFFLFNVIGGVLWGGGVTLLGYILGDRVPWVSKNLDLIFIAIVLVSVLPILIEGIRGYLDKRKSGQA, translated from the coding sequence ATGGCGCGTGTACCCGTACCGACCGCTTCCTTCCTGCCGGACTGGCTGAACCCGCAGATCTTCCTGGCCGACCCGGCGCTGGCGCCGTGGGTGGTCCTGCTGGTCTGCGGCATCGTCTTCGCGGAGACCGGCCTGCTGGTGGGGTTCTTCCTGCCGGGTGATTCCCTGCTCTTCACGGCCGGCCTGCTCGTGGCCACCGGAACCATCAAGTTCAACATCGTCGCCCTGATCACCCTCGTGGTCATTTCGGCGATCATCGGCAACCAGTGCGGCTACCTGATCGGCCGCAAGGCCGGCCCCGCACTCTTCAACCGGCCCGAATCCCGGCTGTTCAAGCACGAGAACGTCGAGAAGGCCCATGTCTTCTTCGAAAAGCACGGCGGCAAGGCCCTGATCCTGGCCCGCTTCGTGCCCATCATCCGCACCTTCGTCCCGGTGATCGTGGGCGTCGCGGAGTACGACCGGAAGAAGTTCTTCCTCTTCAACGTGATCGGCGGCGTCCTCTGGGGCGGCGGCGTCACCCTGCTCGGCTACATCCTCGGCGACCGCGTGCCGTGGGTCTCCAAGAACCTGGACCTGATCTTCATCGCGATCGTCCTCGTCTCGGTCCTGCCGATCCTCATCGAGGGCATCCGGGGTTACCTGGACAAGAGGAAGTCCGGACAGGCCTGA
- a CDS encoding ADP-ribosylglycohydrolase family protein has product MAIASKIRGSLLGGALGDALGYVVEFDRTPVIRERFGAEGLQGFEQLSGPVDFSDDTQMTLYSADGLSEVLAWARDGVAADELACVWLAYLRWLETQGVELPDSAPHPQPRWIDDQEILRHQRHPGNACLTGLSTGQMGTPARPVNPDSKGCGTVMRSAPFGLVPQLAPEAVLRLSADAASLTHGHPSARQSAAHFSLLVHELLLGASLDDAAAALAARLRKDTATDPALLLRVSRALELAAEGRVLTPERLCAELGEGWVAEEALAIALYAVLATRPTGDASGTTTPGTPAAQAQQAAGQSAAAQAQRHFRAAVALAVNHDGDSDSTASLAGNILGVLYGEEALPEAWLRGVTGLDVVEHIADELARLVAE; this is encoded by the coding sequence ATGGCAATCGCATCGAAGATCCGCGGCTCACTCCTGGGCGGCGCCCTCGGGGACGCTCTCGGCTACGTGGTCGAGTTCGACCGGACCCCCGTCATCCGCGAGCGCTTCGGCGCCGAGGGACTGCAGGGGTTCGAGCAGCTGAGCGGTCCCGTCGACTTCTCCGATGACACGCAGATGACCCTGTACAGCGCGGACGGCCTCTCGGAAGTGCTCGCCTGGGCCCGGGACGGGGTCGCCGCCGACGAACTGGCCTGCGTCTGGCTCGCCTATCTCCGCTGGCTGGAGACTCAGGGAGTCGAGCTGCCGGACTCCGCGCCGCACCCTCAGCCCCGCTGGATCGACGACCAGGAGATCCTCCGCCATCAGCGCCATCCCGGCAACGCCTGCCTGACAGGCCTCTCGACCGGGCAGATGGGCACCCCGGCCCGCCCCGTCAATCCCGACAGCAAGGGCTGCGGCACCGTCATGCGGTCCGCCCCGTTCGGCCTGGTCCCCCAACTGGCCCCCGAGGCAGTGCTGCGCCTGAGCGCCGACGCCGCGTCCCTCACCCATGGGCATCCGTCCGCCCGGCAGTCGGCCGCGCATTTCTCGCTCCTCGTTCATGAACTGTTGCTCGGGGCATCGCTCGATGACGCGGCCGCCGCGCTGGCGGCGCGGCTCCGGAAGGACACCGCGACCGACCCCGCTCTGCTGCTCCGCGTCTCCCGCGCCCTGGAGCTCGCCGCCGAGGGCCGCGTTCTGACGCCCGAACGGCTGTGCGCTGAGCTCGGCGAGGGATGGGTGGCTGAAGAAGCACTCGCCATCGCGCTGTACGCCGTGCTGGCCACCCGGCCCACGGGTGATGCTTCCGGCACGACGACGCCGGGCACCCCCGCCGCGCAGGCTCAGCAGGCTGCCGGGCAGTCCGCCGCGGCCCAGGCCCAGCGGCACTTCCGTGCCGCCGTCGCACTGGCGGTGAATCACGACGGTGACTCCGATTCCACGGCGTCCCTGGCCGGCAACATCCTCGGGGTGCTGTACGGCGAGGAGGCGCTTCCGGAAGCCTGGCTGAGAGGCGTCACGGGTCTGGACGTGGTGGAGCACATCGCGGACGAACTCGCCCGGCTCGTCGCGGAGTAA
- a CDS encoding GntR family transcriptional regulator: MIDDSGPIFLQIAALIENDIVSGALPEESQVPSTNEFAQYYRINPATAAKGVNTLVEEGILYKRRGIGMFVAAGARDKLLGRRREHFKSQFVEPLCLEAGKLGIARAELLAMLTAALDDGTAEGHDTSTQGKA, encoded by the coding sequence GTGATCGACGATTCCGGCCCGATCTTCCTCCAGATCGCCGCGCTCATCGAGAACGACATCGTCTCGGGCGCGCTGCCGGAGGAATCCCAGGTGCCCTCGACCAATGAGTTCGCCCAGTACTACCGCATCAATCCGGCCACGGCTGCCAAAGGAGTGAACACCTTGGTGGAAGAAGGAATCCTGTACAAGCGCCGCGGCATCGGCATGTTCGTCGCCGCAGGAGCGCGGGACAAGCTGCTCGGCCGCCGCCGGGAGCATTTCAAGTCGCAGTTCGTGGAGCCGCTCTGCCTCGAGGCCGGAAAGCTGGGCATCGCCCGCGCCGAGCTCCTGGCGATGCTGACCGCGGCGCTGGACGACGGGACGGCCGAAGGCCACGACACGAGCACGCAGGGGAAGGCATAG
- a CDS encoding alpha/beta fold hydrolase — MSIHEPVLPEPTIVTVDGHAIATRVLEPSGPSRGDIVFCHGTPWSSAVWGAVAQDLRRDHRVFLWDMPGYGDSAMGPSVSTSLRAQAPRLVRLLDRWELDRPHVVAHDIGGAVALGAHLLHGAEYSDLLLWDIVTLEPWGSPFFRLVSDHSGVFSELPPSLHAALVREYISGALARDLPAEDIHRLVSPWLGEPGQAAFYRQIASLSAEDTRPLAERLGSVRCPTRIGWGAQDPWIPLEQAYRLQSLLAGSPDVTVLDDAGHLAPYEDPAAVSAVLRGWLADIEDHSPSAHQHHGDRTAGQKTHGR, encoded by the coding sequence ATGAGCATCCATGAACCAGTCCTGCCGGAACCGACCATCGTGACCGTTGACGGCCACGCCATCGCGACGCGCGTCCTGGAACCGTCCGGGCCATCCCGGGGTGACATCGTGTTCTGCCACGGCACGCCCTGGTCGTCCGCCGTCTGGGGCGCTGTCGCACAGGACCTGCGGCGGGACCATCGTGTCTTCCTCTGGGACATGCCCGGCTATGGCGACTCCGCGATGGGTCCGTCCGTGTCCACCAGCCTCCGGGCTCAGGCGCCCCGGCTCGTCCGGCTCCTGGACCGGTGGGAACTCGACCGGCCTCATGTCGTCGCGCACGACATCGGCGGGGCCGTCGCGCTCGGCGCCCACCTCCTCCACGGGGCGGAGTACTCGGATCTCCTGCTGTGGGACATCGTCACGCTCGAACCGTGGGGGTCCCCATTCTTCCGCCTGGTGTCGGATCACTCCGGGGTCTTCTCGGAGCTTCCACCCAGCCTCCACGCCGCCCTGGTCAGGGAGTACATCTCCGGAGCGCTGGCCCGAGACCTCCCTGCTGAGGACATTCACCGGCTCGTGTCACCCTGGCTGGGTGAGCCGGGTCAAGCCGCGTTCTATCGGCAGATCGCGTCGCTGAGCGCGGAAGACACCCGGCCCCTGGCCGAACGCCTCGGGTCGGTCCGCTGCCCCACCCGCATCGGCTGGGGCGCACAGGACCCGTGGATCCCGCTCGAGCAGGCTTACCGGCTCCAATCGCTTCTTGCCGGCAGCCCGGACGTCACCGTTCTTGACGACGCAGGCCATCTCGCTCCGTATGAGGATCCCGCCGCGGTGTCCGCGGTCCTCCGGGGCTGGCTTGCGGACATCGAGGATCACTCCCCCTCAGCGCACCAGCATCACGGCGACCGCACAGCAGGCCAGAAGACACACGGCCGCTGA
- a CDS encoding MIP/aquaporin family protein, which translates to MTSVDAERAETAIRTIPGSGQKPAHSLLLRAGAEVLGTFLVVLAGAGVVMFTNTSLALFPGPIATGLATIAAMYALGRVSGGHFNPVLSLASAVAGRSAWRDAIVYLLAQLVGALGAALALAAVLRNIPGIKVDSSFRFVAAGYAEHSPFSVQLPGVLLVEIVGAAVLAAVYLAASKDGKNRNIPAAAVSVGLALAVLGQFAQGLSNSQFNPVRALATAIFAEPWALQQQWLFWVAPLAGALLTGMVARLISVTGADLAAAEEVRAAEAGLPAEAGTGVVAPEASQEVVQETVVEEAPQEKADGARAAAEHEEARDFFDKK; encoded by the coding sequence ATGACTTCCGTCGACGCTGAGCGCGCCGAAACGGCCATCCGTACGATTCCCGGCAGCGGACAGAAGCCGGCGCACAGCCTACTGCTGCGCGCCGGAGCCGAGGTCCTGGGCACCTTCCTGGTGGTCCTGGCCGGTGCGGGCGTAGTGATGTTCACCAACACCTCACTCGCGCTGTTCCCGGGCCCCATCGCCACCGGTCTGGCGACCATCGCGGCGATGTACGCCCTGGGGCGCGTCAGTGGCGGCCATTTCAACCCTGTGCTGAGTCTCGCCTCCGCCGTCGCCGGACGATCGGCCTGGCGTGACGCGATCGTCTACCTTCTCGCACAGCTGGTCGGCGCCCTGGGCGCCGCGCTGGCGCTCGCGGCCGTGCTCCGCAACATCCCGGGCATCAAGGTGGACAGCTCGTTCCGCTTCGTCGCCGCGGGCTACGCCGAGCATTCGCCCTTCTCGGTGCAGCTGCCCGGCGTCCTCCTGGTGGAGATCGTCGGCGCCGCCGTGCTGGCCGCCGTGTACCTCGCCGCGAGCAAGGACGGCAAGAACCGCAACATCCCCGCCGCCGCCGTCTCCGTGGGCCTGGCGCTCGCCGTTCTGGGACAGTTCGCCCAGGGGCTGTCCAACAGCCAGTTCAACCCGGTGCGGGCCCTGGCCACGGCCATCTTCGCCGAGCCGTGGGCCCTTCAGCAGCAGTGGCTCTTCTGGGTCGCACCGCTCGCCGGCGCCCTGCTGACGGGCATGGTGGCACGCCTCATCAGTGTCACCGGCGCCGACCTCGCGGCAGCGGAGGAGGTCCGCGCCGCGGAGGCCGGCCTGCCGGCGGAGGCCGGGACCGGCGTCGTCGCGCCGGAGGCCTCTCAGGAGGTCGTGCAGGAGACCGTGGTGGAGGAGGCTCCTCAGGAGAAGGCCGACGGCGCTCGCGCCGCCGCCGAGCATGAGGAGGCCCGGGACTTCTTCGACAAGAAGTAG
- a CDS encoding DUF202 domain-containing protein — translation MDDTERDPGLQPQRTALAWRRTLLSLLVVDFFILRSWLFPRADGSGAVTVANGVAVAAAAAATVVVCTFAVLRVRHLRDGEGAPRALAVAGSSAAVCLLACCAVAVMLVR, via the coding sequence ATGGACGACACCGAGCGGGACCCGGGGCTCCAGCCGCAGCGCACCGCGCTCGCCTGGCGACGGACGCTCCTCTCCCTGCTGGTGGTGGACTTCTTCATCCTGCGGTCCTGGCTGTTCCCCCGTGCCGACGGGAGTGGCGCCGTGACCGTGGCGAACGGCGTCGCCGTGGCCGCCGCGGCAGCCGCCACCGTCGTGGTGTGCACCTTCGCGGTCCTTCGCGTGCGGCACCTGCGCGACGGCGAAGGGGCGCCCCGGGCGCTCGCCGTCGCCGGCAGCTCAGCGGCCGTGTGTCTTCTGGCCTGCTGTGCGGTCGCCGTGATGCTGGTGCGCTGA
- a CDS encoding VOC family protein encodes MSAPNLFLFYVRDAEASTAFYSDLFDMAPTFTSPRYVAFEAAPGVLFALWTGRSEHAVPGTPRTSEIGLMVPGSAEAVDAMYARWAAKGVTVLEEPHDDVFGRTFVIADPDGNLIRVSPVD; translated from the coding sequence ATGTCTGCACCGAATCTGTTCCTGTTCTACGTCCGCGATGCCGAGGCTTCCACCGCCTTCTACAGCGATCTGTTCGACATGGCGCCCACCTTCACGAGCCCGCGCTACGTCGCGTTCGAAGCCGCCCCGGGCGTGCTGTTCGCCCTGTGGACCGGCCGCAGCGAGCACGCCGTCCCGGGCACGCCGCGGACGAGCGAGATCGGGCTCATGGTCCCCGGCTCGGCGGAGGCCGTGGATGCGATGTACGCGCGGTGGGCCGCGAAGGGGGTCACGGTCCTGGAGGAGCCGCATGACGACGTCTTCGGACGCACCTTCGTCATCGCCGACCCGGACGGCAATCTGATCCGGGTCTCGCCGGTGGACTAG
- a CDS encoding helix-turn-helix transcriptional regulator: MKASRLLHLLLLLQVRQRVTTTELAERLEVSRRTILRDVEALSAAGVPVYAERGRAGGIVLLSDARLNASHLDPEELEALSLTGLDAAQLDALGLSAAHQAAAHKIAARAAANPGTRQLARLADLVHVESTAWFADPGAGADVADLAWALRTGNRLRIEYRRSAEAQPSSLDVDPYGIVAKSGRWYLIADADGEGRLFALERLADYRMLEAPARLRDGETLRTAWTALKERTESSGRVRVTVRLRANRLDLARRILGSRLKTVDPSEAADQDGWCTAVLHYPDLESVRQLLQFGDHLEVLSPDGARDVIRRLAEDLALRHAPRPAGDG, from the coding sequence ATGAAGGCTTCGCGGCTGCTGCATCTCCTCCTCCTGCTCCAGGTCCGCCAGCGCGTCACCACCACGGAGCTCGCGGAGCGCCTGGAGGTGTCTCGCCGGACCATCCTGCGGGACGTCGAGGCGCTCTCCGCGGCCGGGGTTCCGGTGTATGCGGAACGCGGACGCGCGGGCGGGATCGTCCTCCTTTCCGATGCCCGGCTCAACGCCTCCCACCTGGATCCGGAGGAGCTGGAAGCCCTGTCTCTGACGGGGCTGGACGCGGCGCAGCTCGACGCTCTCGGACTGTCCGCCGCGCACCAGGCGGCAGCACACAAGATCGCCGCGCGGGCCGCCGCGAACCCGGGAACCCGGCAGCTGGCCCGCCTGGCCGATCTGGTCCATGTCGAGAGCACGGCCTGGTTCGCCGATCCCGGCGCGGGAGCCGACGTCGCGGATCTCGCCTGGGCTCTCCGCACCGGCAACCGCCTGCGGATCGAGTACCGGCGCAGCGCGGAAGCCCAGCCGTCCTCACTCGACGTGGACCCGTACGGAATCGTCGCGAAATCGGGGCGCTGGTACCTCATAGCGGACGCGGACGGGGAGGGCCGCCTGTTCGCCCTGGAACGGCTCGCGGACTACCGGATGCTGGAGGCCCCGGCACGACTGCGCGACGGCGAGACCCTGCGGACCGCGTGGACGGCCCTGAAGGAACGCACCGAGTCATCGGGCCGGGTGCGCGTCACGGTCCGTCTGCGGGCGAACCGGCTCGACCTGGCCCGGCGGATCCTCGGGTCCCGGCTGAAGACCGTCGATCCTTCGGAAGCCGCGGATCAGGACGGCTGGTGCACCGCGGTGCTGCACTATCCGGACCTCGAATCGGTGCGGCAACTGCTCCAGTTCGGGGACCATCTGGAGGTCCTCTCCCCCGACGGCGCCCGCGACGTCATCCGCCGTCTCGCCGAGGATCTGGCCCTGCGGCACGCGCCGCGTCCTGCCGGGGACGGCTGA
- a CDS encoding YidH family protein: MRQPRWRQRGTAPDYRFSLANERTFLAWLRTSLALLAGAVAVDQLAPGIAPVFLRITLCVVLALIGAGLAGMAYRRWAQAEDAMRQGRELPFSWILLVMSVVVVLAAMVLAVLIVVRH; this comes from the coding sequence ATGCGACAACCTCGGTGGCGGCAGCGTGGCACTGCCCCTGACTACCGCTTCTCCCTGGCCAATGAACGGACCTTCCTGGCATGGCTCCGGACGTCGCTGGCACTGCTCGCCGGAGCCGTCGCCGTCGACCAGCTGGCGCCCGGGATCGCCCCGGTGTTTCTTCGCATCACGCTGTGCGTGGTCCTGGCGCTGATCGGCGCGGGACTGGCCGGGATGGCGTACCGCCGCTGGGCTCAGGCCGAGGACGCCATGCGTCAGGGGCGGGAACTGCCGTTCTCCTGGATCCTGCTGGTCATGAGCGTGGTGGTGGTCCTGGCCGCGATGGTCCTGGCCGTGCTGATCGTGGTGCGGCACTGA
- a CDS encoding helix-turn-helix domain-containing protein produces the protein MKIGMAAREAGVDIHVLRHWDEMGVVVPDRAPSGHREYTSDQVTRLSVVRACQGVGMSLAEIRLILHRDEAGRAEVIGHRLARIRSQRSQLEDAERFLEHVLGCTHDLLSRCPDCTRYASGGIPSS, from the coding sequence ATGAAGATCGGGATGGCCGCGAGAGAAGCCGGGGTCGACATCCACGTGCTCCGGCACTGGGACGAGATGGGCGTCGTCGTGCCGGACCGGGCCCCGTCGGGACACCGGGAGTACACGTCCGATCAGGTCACCCGGCTGAGCGTCGTGCGGGCGTGCCAGGGGGTAGGGATGAGCCTTGCGGAGATCCGGCTCATCCTGCATCGCGATGAGGCCGGGCGGGCCGAGGTCATCGGACACCGGCTGGCACGGATCCGCTCGCAGCGTTCGCAGCTGGAGGACGCCGAGCGATTTCTCGAACATGTCCTCGGATGTACTCATGATCTGCTGTCGAGATGTCCGGACTGCACGCGATATGCGTCGGGCGGCATCCCGTCCTCGTGA
- a CDS encoding DUF2130 domain-containing protein has product MHEVVCPHCGKAFTIDEAGYAEIVRQVRDREFEEQLHQRLELAEKDKAAAVELAESRMAQELQKSASAKDSQIQDLKARLEAEETARRLAVAEALGGLEKERDTLQSELQQARRDQQTATELLEAKLRSELQAAAAAKDAEIQSLKAKLDAGETARRLAITEAVGNVEKDRDALRNELDRAALEKKLAEQALKDKYETQLRDRDDAIERLRDMKARLSTKMVGETLEQHCETEFNRLRATAFPRAYFEKDNDARSGSKGDYIFRDSDENGTEIVSIMFEMKNENDGTATKHKNEDFLKELDRDRAEKGCEYGVLVSLLEADSELYNGGIVDVSHRYPKMYVVRPQFFIPIITLLRNAALNSLKYKTELELVRAQNIDITEFEDQLEDFKSRFGKNYELASRRFHEAIDQIDKSIAQLQKVKESLLGSERNLRLANDKAQDVTIKKLTRGNPTMAAKFAELSRPDAPEQPTLE; this is encoded by the coding sequence ATGCACGAGGTGGTTTGCCCCCATTGTGGGAAGGCCTTCACGATCGATGAGGCGGGCTACGCCGAGATCGTCCGGCAGGTCCGGGACCGCGAGTTCGAGGAGCAGCTGCATCAGCGGCTCGAGCTGGCCGAGAAGGACAAAGCGGCGGCTGTGGAACTCGCCGAGTCGCGGATGGCCCAGGAGCTTCAGAAGTCCGCCAGCGCCAAAGACTCCCAGATCCAGGATCTGAAGGCACGGCTCGAAGCCGAGGAGACCGCGCGCCGCCTCGCTGTCGCGGAGGCCCTGGGCGGTCTGGAAAAAGAGCGCGACACCCTCCAGAGTGAGCTCCAGCAGGCCCGCCGTGACCAGCAGACCGCCACCGAACTGCTCGAAGCGAAGCTGCGCAGTGAATTGCAGGCCGCGGCCGCCGCCAAGGACGCGGAGATCCAGAGCCTCAAGGCGAAGCTCGACGCCGGCGAGACCGCCCGGCGGCTGGCGATCACCGAAGCGGTGGGCAACGTCGAGAAGGACCGCGATGCGCTGCGCAACGAGCTGGACCGCGCGGCCCTGGAGAAGAAGCTCGCGGAGCAGGCGCTCAAGGACAAGTACGAGACCCAGCTCAGGGACCGGGACGACGCGATCGAGCGTCTGCGGGACATGAAGGCCCGGCTGTCCACCAAGATGGTGGGCGAGACGCTGGAACAGCACTGCGAGACCGAGTTCAACCGCCTGCGGGCCACAGCGTTCCCGCGCGCGTACTTCGAGAAGGACAACGACGCGCGGAGCGGCAGCAAGGGCGACTACATCTTCCGCGACAGCGATGAGAACGGCACCGAGATCGTCTCCATCATGTTCGAGATGAAGAACGAGAACGACGGCACGGCCACCAAGCACAAGAACGAGGACTTCCTCAAGGAACTCGACCGGGACCGCGCCGAGAAGGGCTGCGAGTACGGCGTGCTGGTCAGCCTCCTCGAAGCCGACAGCGAGCTGTACAACGGCGGGATCGTGGACGTGTCCCACCGCTACCCGAAGATGTACGTGGTGCGGCCGCAGTTCTTCATCCCGATCATCACCCTGCTCCGCAACGCCGCGCTGAACTCGCTGAAGTACAAGACCGAACTGGAACTCGTCCGGGCTCAGAACATCGACATCACGGAGTTCGAGGACCAGCTGGAGGACTTCAAGAGCCGCTTCGGCAAGAACTACGAGCTGGCGTCACGGCGCTTCCACGAGGCCATCGACCAGATCGACAAGTCGATCGCGCAATTGCAGAAGGTCAAGGAGTCGCTGCTCGGATCGGAGCGGAACCTGCGGCTGGCCAATGACAAGGCGCAGGACGTGACCATCAAGAAGCTCACCCGCGGCAATCCGACCATGGCGGCCAAGTTCGCCGAGCTGTCCCGGCCGGACGCTCCGGAGCAGCCCACGCTGGAGTAG
- a CDS encoding ABC transporter ATP-binding protein — translation MNEQTVVQVRGLGRRYKDVTALEEVDLEFRENRIYGLLGRNGAGKTTLMSILTAQGFPSSGTVRVFGEDPYENERVLRRICFIRESQKYPDDFTPAQAFRAAALFFSDWDQAFAERLAEDFQLPLKRRIKKLSRGQLSAVGIVIGLASRAELTFFDEPYLGLDAVARHLFYDHLVKDFAEHPRTVVLSSHLIDEVANLLEHIVVIDRGRIIMDDEAEEIRGSAVSVAGPADVVAAFVGGYPVLFEERLLNTVSVSIAGRLSPMQRREAAELGLTLGQVSLQQLVVHASLSARGAESSLNDAAGSGRGTDSKEVAR, via the coding sequence ATGAACGAACAGACAGTGGTCCAGGTGCGCGGCCTCGGCCGGAGGTACAAGGACGTCACCGCCCTGGAGGAGGTGGATCTGGAGTTCCGCGAGAACAGGATCTACGGCCTGCTGGGGCGCAACGGGGCGGGCAAGACCACCCTGATGTCCATCCTGACCGCGCAGGGTTTCCCGAGCAGCGGCACGGTCCGCGTGTTCGGCGAGGATCCGTATGAGAACGAACGGGTCCTGCGCAGGATCTGCTTCATCCGTGAGTCTCAGAAGTACCCGGATGATTTCACCCCCGCGCAGGCGTTCAGGGCAGCCGCCCTGTTCTTCTCGGACTGGGATCAGGCCTTCGCCGAACGCCTCGCCGAGGATTTCCAGCTGCCTCTCAAACGGCGGATCAAGAAGCTCTCGCGGGGCCAGCTCTCCGCCGTCGGGATCGTGATCGGCCTGGCGAGCAGGGCGGAGCTGACGTTCTTCGACGAGCCGTACCTGGGCCTGGACGCGGTGGCCCGCCACCTGTTCTATGACCACCTGGTCAAGGACTTCGCGGAGCATCCCCGCACCGTGGTGCTCTCCTCCCACCTGATCGACGAGGTGGCCAACCTCCTGGAGCACATCGTGGTCATCGACAGGGGCCGGATCATCATGGACGACGAGGCGGAGGAGATCCGTGGTTCGGCCGTCAGTGTGGCGGGTCCGGCCGACGTGGTCGCCGCCTTCGTCGGGGGATATCCGGTCCTGTTTGAAGAGCGCCTGCTCAACACGGTGTCGGTGTCGATCGCCGGACGGCTCAGCCCGATGCAGCGCCGCGAGGCGGCCGAACTGGGGCTCACGCTCGGACAGGTCTCGCTCCAGCAACTGGTGGTCCACGCCTCCCTGTCCGCTCGGGGCGCGGAGAGCTCATTGAACGACGCCGCCGGCTCCGGCCGCGGCACGGACAGCAAGGAGGTGGCCCGGTGA